TACGCAGGCAGCCTGTCAGGGGGCGAGCAGCAGATGCTGGCCATTGCGCGCGCTCTTGTCAACAGGCCCAAGCTATTGCTCTTGGATGAACCTTCGATGGGACTCGCACCCATCATGGTCGAGCAGACGTTCGAAATCATAAAAGAGACCAACAAGCGGGGAGTCCCCATTCTCCTGGTGGAGCAGAACGCCAGAATGGCATTGGCCGTTGCACAGAGAGGGTACGTGATACAAAACGGCTCCATCATGTTGGAAGGGTCGGCCAGTAGCCTTGCTGGCAACGAGATGGTGAGGAAACTGTACCTCGGAGAGGTCACGCAAGAGTAGGAAAGGTGGGGGAGTTCAACCACTGTACGTGGTAGGAATCGAAGGCAGGCATGTAAGCCGCTTCTCAGAGCAGCATGCCGCTACACACGGGGGGACTCAATATGTCATATGACTGGGAGGCGGTTCGTCACGAGTTCCCTGTGGCCCAGGAACACGTGTACCTTAACCACGCGCAGATCGGGCCATTGCCTCAGTGTGTTACAGCACGACTCCGCGAATACGTGGATGACTGGTGTGCCCACGGGCGAGCATGTTATTCCAAGTGGGAGGGAGAGACCGAAAACACCAGGCAGAAGGTGGCAAAGCTCATTGGGGCGTCGCCTGACGAAATCGCCTTCACGGGAAGTACTACATCGGGAGTCCTTCTGATCTCCCACGCACTTGGCCTGCGGCCGGGCGACAATGTGTTAACGGCTGACCTGGAGCATCCCGCGAACGTCAGCGCGTGGCTCGCTCTGTCGAGGTCGGGGGTGGAGACGCGGTTCGTGAAGTCGACGCAGGGCCGGGTACTGGTTAGTCATGTGGAGGCGATGATGGACGAGGCCACGAGAGTGGTGGCCCTGAGCTTCGTCGAGTTTACCAATGGATACCGGAACGACCTCGTCACCTTGGGCCGCCTTTGCCGCGAGAGGGGCGTCCATTTCTTTGTCGATGCTATCCAGGGTATTGGAGCTCTTCGTTTCGACGTGGGTGAGTATTTTGTTGACTCTCTCTCCTGCGGGGGGTACAAGTGGCTGTTGGGGCCTTTAGGGACGGCATTTGTCTATGTCCGCCGTGATCTCATCAAGTCAATGATCCCTCCAGGCATATCGTGGAAGCACACAATGGCCTCCAATCGCCTAAGAGATGTGGTGATGAGGGACTCAGACTCAGGCGAATACGATCTGACTATCCCGGCCTTCGAGCACGAGTATGACCGGTACCAGGGTGCCGGAGACGCGCTCCTACCGTACTCTGCACGGCGGTTCGAGGAGGGAATGCCCAACCTCCCAGGGATGATCGGGCTCGGGGCGGCGCTCGATCTGATACAA
This sequence is a window from Bacillota bacterium. Protein-coding genes within it:
- a CDS encoding aminotransferase class V-fold PLP-dependent enzyme; protein product: MSYDWEAVRHEFPVAQEHVYLNHAQIGPLPQCVTARLREYVDDWCAHGRACYSKWEGETENTRQKVAKLIGASPDEIAFTGSTTSGVLLISHALGLRPGDNVLTADLEHPANVSAWLALSRSGVETRFVKSTQGRVLVSHVEAMMDEATRVVALSFVEFTNGYRNDLVTLGRLCRERGVHFFVDAIQGIGALRFDVGEYFVDSLSCGGYKWLLGPLGTAFVYVRRDLIKSMIPPGISWKHTMASNRLRDVVMRDSDSGEYDLTIPAFEHEYDRYQGAGDALLPYSARRFEEGMPNLPGMIGLGAALDLIQRIGVDRIEQRLCTLTDLLCDKLEAKGYVVLSSRSAGERSQIVSFGHETYTGAEPFEELG